The Caldicellulosiruptor changbaiensis genome has a segment encoding these proteins:
- a CDS encoding ABC transporter ATP-binding protein, giving the protein MAETNTKRPIFSQEETSYELKVPYLKKLFRFLLPYRKWLFLTIIFMFIATVADLVSPYLLKKAVDDFIPKKDFKGILAIGVLLVLTLFINKECSKNKIKLANRTGQMVLFDIRKALFDHVQSLSFSYFDRNSTGRIIVRIVNDVNTLNNLFTNGIVNVITDMSSLVLATVIMFSIHPKLAAVTFTVVPLFLAILFATRNAIKKNWRKVRRKIANLNAYIHENISGIRVIQAFVRQKVNKAIFKDVIDDVFVSWMKAIKINNLFGPFVEICSMIGTLIIYWYGVKLLKINGVTVGTLIAFVSYLDRFWRPVVTLSNFYNQLLVASSSSERIFEVLSIEPEIKEDENPVDLSTFKDTIEFKNVWFSYKDENYVLKDISFKVKKGQMIALVGATGSGKTTIVNLLARFYDPQKGSILIDGIDLRKISFRSLRKLIGIVQQEPFLFSGTILDNILYGRPNASLDEAVEVCKFLGAHEFISQLEDGYYTQVNERGTRLSTGQKQLICLARLLLQNPEILILDEATSALDTQSELMVQSALNKVMKNRTSIVIAHRLSTIRDADLIIVLDKGQIVEMGTHDSLVSKKGVYYELCTSQIRFVKAG; this is encoded by the coding sequence ATGGCAGAAACCAATACAAAAAGGCCAATATTCAGTCAGGAAGAGACTTCATACGAATTAAAAGTGCCCTATTTGAAAAAGCTATTTAGATTTTTGTTGCCGTACAGAAAATGGCTTTTTCTTACCATCATTTTTATGTTTATTGCAACAGTTGCCGACCTTGTATCTCCATACCTTTTAAAAAAGGCAGTAGACGATTTTATTCCCAAAAAAGATTTTAAAGGAATTTTAGCAATTGGTGTTCTTCTTGTTTTGACACTTTTTATAAACAAAGAATGTTCAAAAAACAAGATAAAACTTGCAAACAGAACAGGCCAGATGGTTCTATTTGACATAAGAAAGGCACTTTTTGACCATGTACAGAGCCTTTCATTTAGCTATTTTGACAGAAATTCAACAGGAAGGATTATTGTAAGAATTGTAAATGACGTAAATACTCTAAACAACCTCTTTACGAACGGGATAGTAAATGTGATAACAGACATGTCGAGTTTAGTTCTTGCGACGGTTATAATGTTTTCAATTCATCCAAAATTGGCAGCTGTGACATTTACAGTTGTTCCGCTTTTTTTAGCAATACTTTTTGCAACAAGGAATGCTATAAAGAAAAACTGGAGGAAAGTTCGAAGGAAGATTGCAAATCTAAATGCGTACATACACGAGAATATAAGTGGGATTAGAGTAATTCAGGCATTTGTAAGACAAAAAGTAAACAAAGCAATATTCAAAGATGTCATTGACGATGTCTTTGTTTCATGGATGAAGGCAATAAAAATAAATAATTTATTTGGCCCATTTGTTGAGATTTGTTCAATGATAGGGACACTAATAATCTACTGGTACGGTGTAAAACTTTTAAAAATAAATGGTGTTACTGTTGGTACATTAATTGCGTTTGTGAGCTACTTAGATAGATTTTGGCGACCGGTTGTGACCTTGAGCAATTTTTACAACCAACTTCTTGTTGCAAGCAGCTCGTCAGAGAGGATTTTTGAGGTTTTGAGTATTGAGCCAGAGATTAAGGAAGACGAAAATCCAGTTGACCTTTCTACATTTAAAGATACGATTGAGTTCAAAAATGTATGGTTTTCTTATAAAGATGAAAATTATGTTCTAAAGGATATATCTTTTAAGGTCAAAAAAGGACAGATGATAGCCTTGGTTGGGGCAACTGGTTCAGGTAAGACAACAATTGTAAACCTTCTTGCAAGATTTTACGATCCACAAAAAGGGAGTATACTCATAGATGGAATTGATTTGAGAAAAATAAGTTTTAGAAGTCTCAGGAAACTTATTGGAATTGTCCAGCAAGAGCCATTTTTGTTCTCAGGTACAATCTTAGATAATATACTCTATGGAAGGCCGAATGCTTCCTTAGATGAGGCGGTAGAGGTGTGCAAATTCTTAGGCGCACATGAGTTTATTTCCCAGCTTGAGGATGGGTATTATACTCAGGTAAACGAAAGGGGAACAAGACTTTCAACTGGGCAAAAGCAGCTAATATGCCTTGCACGGCTTTTGCTTCAAAATCCGGAAATTTTAATCCTTGATGAGGCAACATCGGCTTTAGATACACAGAGCGAGCTGATGGTCCAAAGTGCATTGAACAAGGTGATGAAAAACAGAACCTCAATTGTAATTGCTCACAGGCTCTCAACCATAAGAGATGCAGACTTGATCATTGTGCTTGACAAAGGCCAAATAGTTGAGATGGGAACACATGACAGCTTAGTTTCTAAGAAAGGTGTATATTACGAGCTTTGCACAAGTCAAATAAGGTTTGTAAAAGCGGGGTGA
- a CDS encoding ABC transporter ATP-binding protein, protein MDYLKRILKYLDEYKFLVVLSLIFSLISIFCNMTVPKVSKHIIDDVLIAKHFDELSNLAVLVAGLVLIRAFCNYFQGYIFEYTSQKVIYLLRDQIYTKLQYQSFEYFDKASTGAIMNRMVGDLEAIRVFLNQSFVQVITITITIVSALSIMFSMNVLLSVLTISTAPLIYLNVRSLAKKLHPTFKSIRIAFEKLTSKVQENITGIRVVKAFGNEDFEKKSFEKVAYEFTEKNIEAADIRSYHNPLANFLNGLNSVIILVVGGYLAIKGKLSIGTLFAFVSYVNIFSTPIGNIQNLVNQWQNAFASLEKIFEVLDSDIAIKSPKNGIRLKDVKGDIKFIDVYFKYNQHYVLKGINLHIKPGEVVAILGSTGSGKSSLINLLARFYDCTKGSILIDDINVKDIRLCSLRKNIGIIMQETFIFSDTIAANIAFGKPDATLDEIKWAAKLAQADEFIERLPQGYDTVVGERGVGLSGGQKQRIAIARALIYNPKILILDDATSSLDFETEAEIQKTLQDVIKGRTTIIITHRISQLVVNADRIIYMSDGRIVEEGTHEELMKLKGRYYAAFKKQLLERLNSLPA, encoded by the coding sequence TTGGACTATCTTAAGCGCATCCTTAAATACCTTGATGAATACAAATTTCTGGTAGTACTGAGTTTAATTTTTTCTCTAATTTCTATATTTTGTAATATGACAGTTCCAAAAGTATCTAAGCATATCATTGATGATGTTCTGATAGCAAAGCACTTTGATGAGCTGTCAAATTTAGCGGTGCTTGTTGCAGGTCTTGTTTTGATAAGGGCTTTTTGCAACTATTTTCAGGGGTACATATTTGAGTACACATCTCAAAAGGTCATATATCTTCTGAGAGACCAAATCTACACAAAACTTCAATATCAGTCTTTTGAATACTTTGACAAGGCCTCCACAGGTGCAATTATGAACAGAATGGTGGGGGATTTAGAGGCAATTAGAGTGTTTTTGAACCAGAGTTTTGTTCAGGTGATAACCATAACAATTACAATTGTCTCAGCCCTGAGCATAATGTTTTCGATGAACGTTTTGTTATCAGTTTTGACCATTTCAACAGCCCCTTTGATTTACCTCAATGTAAGAAGCCTTGCCAAAAAGCTTCATCCTACTTTTAAGAGTATAAGAATTGCATTTGAAAAACTCACGTCCAAAGTACAAGAAAATATAACTGGAATCAGGGTTGTAAAAGCGTTTGGAAACGAAGACTTTGAGAAAAAGAGCTTTGAAAAGGTTGCATATGAGTTTACAGAGAAAAATATTGAAGCAGCAGATATTCGCTCATACCATAACCCTCTTGCAAACTTTTTAAACGGTCTTAACTCTGTAATAATTTTAGTTGTAGGTGGATATTTAGCAATAAAAGGGAAACTTAGCATAGGTACACTGTTTGCATTTGTGAGCTATGTCAACATCTTTAGTACACCAATTGGCAACATCCAGAACTTGGTCAACCAGTGGCAAAACGCATTTGCATCGCTGGAAAAAATATTTGAAGTATTAGATAGTGATATAGCGATAAAAAGTCCAAAAAATGGAATTAGACTCAAAGATGTCAAGGGTGACATTAAATTTATTGATGTGTATTTCAAATACAACCAGCATTATGTATTAAAGGGTATCAACCTTCACATAAAGCCAGGTGAGGTTGTAGCGATCTTAGGTTCAACTGGCTCTGGCAAGTCATCTTTGATTAACCTTCTTGCAAGGTTCTATGACTGTACCAAAGGCAGCATATTGATTGATGATATAAATGTCAAAGATATAAGGCTGTGTTCACTTAGGAAAAACATTGGAATAATTATGCAAGAAACCTTTATATTCTCTGATACCATCGCAGCAAACATAGCTTTTGGAAAGCCGGATGCCACCTTAGATGAGATAAAATGGGCGGCAAAACTTGCCCAGGCAGATGAGTTCATTGAAAGACTGCCTCAGGGATATGACACAGTTGTTGGTGAGAGAGGAGTTGGGCTTTCCGGTGGGCAAAAGCAGAGAATAGCTATTGCACGGGCTCTCATTTACAATCCAAAGATACTTATATTAGACGATGCCACATCAAGCCTTGACTTTGAGACAGAAGCTGAGATTCAAAAGACTCTGCAAGATGTTATAAAAGGAAGGACAACTATTATCATAACTCACAGGATATCTCAGCTTGTTGTAAATGCAGACAGAATTATTTACATGTCAGATGGTAGAATAGTCGAGGAGGGTACACATGAGGAACTTATGAAGTTGAAAGGAAGGTATTATGCAGCATTCAAAAAACAGCTTCTTGAAAGGTTAAATTCGCTTCCTGCATAA
- a CDS encoding adenylosuccinate synthase: MSQIRAIVGTQWGDEGKGKIVDFLAKEADVVVRAQGGSNAGHTVEAFGKIFKLHLIPSGILYKDKINIIGNGVVIDPESLIEEIGSLQKEGISTENLRISDRAHLVMPYHKILDEEQEKQRGEESLGTTKRGIGPAYTDKTERTNLRVCDMLDEDEFVHKLRIVYERKNRILTEVYHKTPMKFGELLEQFMKYGEILKPYITDTIKLLNDAIKEGKKILLEGAQATMLDLDYGTYPYVTSSHPTVGGFCIGAGIAPKHIQEVIGVVKSYTTRVGKGPFPTELLDRVGDTIRERGKEYGTTTGRPRRCGWLDLVVVRYAVLINGIDKIALTKLDTLSNLPKVKVCVGYRYAGKILDLFPASLKVAMECEPIYEEFEGWSEDEIKKAKEYDQLPKSAKKYIEFIEKETGAKVFLIGTGASREDIIIKEN; encoded by the coding sequence ATGTCACAAATCCGAGCAATAGTTGGCACCCAATGGGGTGACGAAGGCAAGGGCAAGATAGTTGACTTCTTAGCAAAAGAAGCTGACGTTGTTGTCCGTGCCCAGGGAGGGAGTAACGCTGGGCATACAGTTGAAGCATTTGGCAAGATTTTTAAACTTCACTTAATACCATCAGGGATACTTTATAAAGACAAGATAAACATCATAGGAAATGGAGTTGTAATTGATCCAGAATCGCTCATTGAAGAGATAGGGAGCCTGCAAAAAGAAGGTATATCAACTGAGAACCTGCGAATTAGCGACAGAGCACATTTGGTTATGCCGTATCATAAGATACTTGACGAAGAGCAGGAAAAGCAAAGAGGGGAAGAGTCACTTGGCACAACGAAAAGAGGAATAGGCCCTGCTTACACTGACAAAACAGAGAGGACAAACTTAAGAGTTTGTGACATGCTTGACGAGGATGAGTTTGTGCATAAGCTAAGAATTGTATATGAGAGAAAAAATCGGATACTTACAGAGGTGTATCACAAAACACCTATGAAATTTGGTGAACTTTTGGAGCAGTTTATGAAGTATGGTGAGATTCTAAAGCCATATATAACAGATACGATAAAGCTTTTGAATGACGCTATAAAAGAAGGCAAAAAAATCCTTTTAGAAGGTGCCCAGGCAACAATGTTAGACCTCGATTATGGCACATATCCATATGTTACATCATCACACCCGACAGTTGGCGGATTTTGTATAGGGGCTGGAATTGCACCAAAACACATCCAAGAGGTTATAGGAGTTGTTAAATCATATACAACAAGAGTTGGCAAAGGACCATTTCCCACAGAGCTTTTAGACAGAGTAGGAGATACAATTCGAGAAAGAGGCAAGGAATACGGTACCACCACTGGAAGGCCAAGAAGGTGCGGCTGGCTTGACCTTGTGGTTGTAAGATATGCAGTTTTAATTAACGGAATTGACAAGATTGCACTCACAAAGCTTGACACTCTTTCAAATCTGCCAAAAGTGAAGGTGTGTGTGGGGTACAGGTACGCTGGTAAAATCCTTGATTTGTTCCCAGCATCATTGAAGGTTGCAATGGAATGTGAACCAATTTATGAAGAGTTTGAAGGTTGGAGCGAGGACGAAATAAAGAAGGCAAAAGAGTATGACCAGCTACCAAAAAGTGCTAAAAAGTACATTGAGTTTATAGAAAAAGAGACAGGTGCAAAGGTATTTTTGATTGGCACAGGTGCAAGCCGTGAGGATATCATTATAAAAGAGAATTAA
- the thiT gene encoding energy-coupled thiamine transporter ThiT: MVEYLFNVFKDVTKLKWYTIAIVSVLFILSLFLMVTRKRQNLSTKAIVYGGLSIALSFTLSFIKLYRMPQGGTITPASMLPLFVYAYMFGPFAGIVAGMAYGILQLIQDPYVVHWAQLLLDYPLAFGALGFAGFFRKNLPLGILAGGFGRFVFHVISGVVFFASYAPKGTSPLVYSAIYNATYIAPDLAVCLVLALIPSVKKAIERLSKEAYIQK; this comes from the coding sequence ATGGTTGAATATCTATTCAACGTCTTCAAAGATGTCACAAAGCTAAAATGGTATACAATTGCTATTGTATCTGTTTTGTTTATCTTATCTTTATTTTTGATGGTCACTCGAAAACGACAGAATTTATCAACAAAGGCAATCGTTTATGGCGGACTTAGTATTGCTCTTTCATTTACTCTTTCGTTTATTAAACTCTACAGAATGCCACAGGGCGGAACAATAACGCCTGCAAGCATGCTGCCACTTTTCGTATACGCTTATATGTTTGGACCTTTTGCAGGAATTGTTGCAGGAATGGCTTATGGAATACTGCAGCTGATACAAGACCCTTATGTTGTTCACTGGGCACAGCTTCTTTTGGACTATCCATTGGCGTTTGGTGCTCTCGGATTTGCAGGATTTTTTAGAAAAAATTTACCCTTGGGAATTTTAGCAGGCGGCTTTGGAAGATTTGTGTTTCATGTTATATCTGGAGTTGTGTTTTTTGCATCATACGCGCCAAAAGGAACAAGCCCGCTTGTGTACTCTGCCATCTACAATGCAACATATATAGCGCCTGACCTTGCTGTGTGTTTAGTATTAGCTCTTATTCCTTCTGTTAAAAAGGCCATAGAAAGACTTTCAAAAGAAGCCTATATACAAAAATAG
- a CDS encoding amidase domain-containing protein: MLLVVITMLLSSILFVIPNSRADEVSTNLGTQAENYADEIMKVHLEEVKKAQEGKKIFETILKDSGIKAKYGSEEYWKKLIELADPAGELRKQDPEKWEKIYEYAYEYSLKYGKKTTKDKQEDKDGSIGTKSTTPFPGGGGGAYNRDGAVNYAYTYVYNYNKAYHKFSADCTNFVSQCLKEGGGIPMVDEWWNGYWDSDDWFYYRNGSDDYDSKNDDSWSWSWVKVESLYEHLTNRGIGQVVPSVDNLEIGDIIQMDFGPDGVYDHSMIVTKVERTATKTKIYLTYHTEDKKDVPLSDLKAKYPKAQFRYIHIIY, translated from the coding sequence ATGTTACTTGTTGTAATTACTATGTTATTATCATCAATATTGTTTGTTATTCCAAACTCAAGAGCGGATGAAGTATCGACAAATTTAGGTACACAAGCAGAAAATTATGCGGATGAAATTATGAAGGTTCATCTTGAAGAGGTAAAAAAAGCACAGGAAGGCAAAAAAATATTTGAAACAATTTTGAAAGACAGTGGGATAAAAGCAAAATATGGGAGTGAAGAGTATTGGAAAAAACTTATTGAGCTTGCAGACCCTGCAGGAGAATTGAGGAAGCAGGATCCAGAAAAGTGGGAAAAAATATATGAGTATGCATATGAATATAGTTTGAAATATGGTAAAAAAACAACAAAGGATAAACAAGAAGATAAAGATGGTTCAATAGGTACAAAAAGTACAACGCCTTTTCCTGGTGGAGGGGGTGGTGCATACAACAGAGATGGAGCAGTAAATTATGCATACACGTATGTATACAACTATAATAAAGCATATCACAAGTTTTCAGCTGATTGTACAAATTTTGTATCACAGTGTTTAAAAGAAGGCGGGGGCATACCGATGGTGGACGAGTGGTGGAATGGATACTGGGATTCAGATGATTGGTTTTATTATAGAAACGGTTCTGATGACTATGACAGTAAAAATGATGATTCATGGTCTTGGAGTTGGGTAAAGGTGGAGTCTCTGTATGAACATCTAACAAACAGAGGAATAGGGCAGGTTGTGCCTTCAGTTGATAACTTAGAAATAGGCGATATTATTCAGATGGATTTTGGACCAGATGGCGTGTATGATCATTCTATGATTGTCACAAAAGTTGAAAGGACAGCTACTAAGACAAAGATTTATTTGACTTATCATACTGAAGATAAAAAGGATGTACCACTTTCAGACCTAAAAGCTAAATATCCGAAAGCCCAGTTTAGATATATCCACATAATATATTAA